A region from the Malus domestica chromosome 07, GDT2T_hap1 genome encodes:
- the LOC103450157 gene encoding annexin D3-like — protein MRSFFGKGRTSSLPKQNASYGSSASEKDFKLMSGSMGSLKIPEAVPPPDQDCQRLKKAFDGLGTDEDAVVWILGHRNASQRRKIKDTYQQLYNKSLIDDLHAELSGDFRNAVLLWTYDPPERDAKLARDALRTKKKGVKHLKVLVEIACASSPNHLMAVRQVYSSLFDCSLEEDIASTVSLPIRKLLVGLVSSYRYDRQLVDTGIANSEASRLHEAIKTKQYDHDHVVWILSTRNIFQLRATFECYKQKYGHSIDQDIKSCGNGDFESVLIAVYWCIAAPAKYFAEVIKDSVVGLGTDEDSLNRAIVTRAEIDMIKIREEYSKMSKTSLVDDVIGDTSGDYKNFLLTLIGARV, from the exons ATGCGGAGCTTCTTTGGTAAAGGCCGTACCTCGTCACTTCCCAAACAAAATGCTTCGTATGGAAGCTCAGCTTCAGAGAAAGATTTCAAGCTGATGAGCGGATCAATGGGCAGTCTCAAAATACCAGAAGCTGTTCCTCCTCCCGACCAAGACTGTCAGAGACTTAAAAAAGCCTTTGATG GATTGGGAACAGATGAGGACGCTGTGGTATGGATATTAGGACACAGGAATGCTAGCCAAAGGAGGAAAATCAAAGACACGTACCAACAGCTTTACAATAAATCCCTCATTGATGATCTCCACGCTGAACTTTCCGGAGATTTCAGA AATGCAGTACTTTTGTGGACATATGATCCTCCCGAAAGGGACGCTAAGTTGGCGAGAGATGCACTGAGGACGAAGAAGAAAGGCGTAAAACACCTAAAAGTGTTGGTTGAGATAGCTTGTGCATCATCTCCTAACCACTTGATGGCCGTGAGACAGGTCTACAGTTCACTGTTTGATTGTTCGCTTGAGGAGGACATTGCCTCAACCGTTTCCCTACCCATCAGAAAG CTTCTCGTGGGTTTAGTGAGCTCGTACAGGTACGACAGGCAGCTGGTGGATACAGGCATTGCCAATTCAGAGGCATCTAGGTTACACGAAGCCATCAAAACAAAGCAATACGATCATGATCATGTTGTTTGGATACTCAGCACAAGGAACATCTTTCAACTAAGAGCAACATTTGAGTGTTACAAACAAAAGTATGGACATTCCATCGACCAG GACATTAAGAGCTGCGGCAATGGTGATTTCGAATCCGTGTTGATTGCGGTATATTGGTGCATAGCAGCACCTGCGAAATATTTTGCAGAG GTCATCAAAGATTCCGTTGTCGGACTTGGGACGGATGAAGATTCTCTGAATAGAGCCATTGTCACCCGAGCTGAGATCGACATGATCAAAATCCGAGAGGAGTATTCAAAAATGTCGAAAACCAGCCTTGTCGATGACGTTATAGGCGACACATCAGGAGACTACAAAAACTTCTTGTTGACCTTGATTGGAGCAAGAGTCTAA
- the LOC103440246 gene encoding annexin D4 — MALTPELQALTKAFSGLGVDEKALVAILGKSHPEERQSFRKATTPHFFKEDERSFERWDDHHIKLLKHEFLRFKNAVVLWTMHPWERDARLAKEALKKGPESYGILVEIACTRSSEELLGARKAYHSIFDHSIEEDVAYHIDGPEGKLLVALVSSYRYEGSKVKDDTAKSEAKTLVNAIKDVDKRHPNEDDEVIRILSTRSKPHLKEVSKHYKEISGHDIDEDLDHAVRLKETVQCLCTPEKYFSKVLEDSLRTDVHKHTKKGLTRVIVTRAHSDMMEIKEEFENHHGVSLVEKIEEMANGNYKDFLLTLLARGG, encoded by the exons ATGGCTCTCACTCCTGAGCTGCAAGCTCTCACCAAGGCTTTCTCAG GACTTGGAGTTGATGAGAAGGCACTGGTAGCAATATTGGGAAAATCGCACCCTGAGGAAAGGCAATCCTTCAGGAAAGCAACAACTCCCCACTTTTTCAAGGAAGATGAACGTTCCTTCGAGCGCTGGGATGATCACCATATCAAGCTTCTAAAGCATGAGTTCTTGCGTTTTAAG AATGCTGTGGTTCTATGGACAATGCATCCATGGGAAAGAGATGCTCGTTTGGCAAAGGAGGCCTTGAAGAAAGGTCCAGAATCATATGGTATTCTTGTTGAGATTGCATGCACGAGATCATCCGAGGAGCTATTAGGAGCTAGGAAGGCCTACCATTCCATCTTTGATCACTCCATTGAGGAAGATGTTGCCTACCACATTGATGGCCCTGAAGGCAAG CTCTTGGTTGCTCTTGTGAGTTCCTATAGGTATGAAGGATCAAAGGTTAAGGATGACACTGCAAAATCTGAGGCCAAAACACTTGTTAATGCCATTAAGGATGTCGATAAGAGGCACCCCAATGAAGATGATGAGGTGATCAGGATACTATCAACAAGGAGCAAGCCCCATCTCAAGGAAGTCTCTAAACACTACAAGGAAATTTCTGGCCACGACATTGATGAA GATCTTGACCATGCTGTGAGGTTAAAAGAGACGGTGCAATGCCTGTGTACTCCTGAGAAATATTTCAGCAAG GTCTTGGAAGATTCATTGAGAACTGATGTCCATAAGCATACCAAGAAAGGATTGACTAGAGTAATTGTTACCCGAGCTCACTCGGACATGATGGAGATCAAGGAGGAATTCGAGAACCATCATGGAGTCTCTTTAGTTGAGAAAATTGAAGAGATGGCTAATGGGAATTATAAGGATTTCCTACTCACATTGCTTGCAAGAGGAGGATGA
- the LOC114823591 gene encoding uncharacterized protein isoform X4 — protein MGMLGLPFITRMKGFSAKIYVTEATARLGQLMMEDLVSMHMEIRQLFGPEESSFPRWMKWEVLKLLPSSLRRLVLGKDGGELGGWMPLYSAADVKDCMQKFLRVKYAEETCYNSTLILKAFSSGLEIGSCNWTIKSPKGSVGFISSSIFDSAHAMNFDYHDLQGNDMMIYSDFSFLDAAEHVESDFDNASDCQELAKSLLNIDDSLEERDKLTFICSCVIDSVKAGGSVLIPISRLGIILQLLEQISSSLDVLNLKVPMYIISSVAEELLAFTNIVPEWLCKERQEKLFCGEPLFAHVMLINEKKLHVFPTVHSPKLLMNWQEPCIVFSPHWNLRLGPAVHLLRRWCGDQNSLLILESGPDVELSLLPFKPMEMKVLQCSFLSGIRLQKVEALLKILEPKVVLLPEDLKPNSSSITNSFSTLHYRVNETLRIPSLKDNSELEMATDLATQFKWRNLKQGNMKMTRLNGEFFVDHGRQRLLSGNLESSESRPLVHWGSPSLEKLLLVLSTRGIKATLGEAPSGSESRSASLVHVHHPNQALVEVRETITVISTADESLASIIFEAIGSVLDGI, from the exons ATGGGTATGTTAGGATTACCATTTATTACTCGGATGAAGGGATTTTCTGCTAAG ATATATGTGACTGAAGCAACAGCAAGACTTGGGCAACTTATGATGGAGGATCTTGTTTCGATGCATATGGAAATCAGGCAGTTGTTTGGACCTGAGGAGTCATCTTTTCCTCGGTGGATGAAGTGGGAAGTGCTTAAGCTTCTTCCGTCTTCGTTGAGACGGCTGGTATTAGGCAAAGATGGGGGTGAGCTGGGTGGTTGGATGCCCTTGTACAG TGCAGCTGATGTGAAGGACTGCATGCAGAAGTTTCTAAGAGTTAAATATGCAGAGGAAACTTGCTACAACAGCACATTGATATTAAAGgcattcagttcgggattagaAATAGGCTCTTGTAATTGGACGATAAAGAGTCCCAAGGGGAGTGTTGGATTTATTTCAAGTTCCATCTTTGATTCTGCTCATGCAATGAATTTTGATTACCATGATCTTCAAGGGAATGATATGATGATATATTCAGATTTCTCATTCTTGGATGCTGCGGAACATGTTGAGAGTGACTTCGATAATGCAAGTGATTGTCAAGAGTTAGCCAAGTCTTTACTTAATATTGATGACAGTTTGGAGGAAAGGGACAAGCTAACTTTTATATGCTCCTGTGTAATTGACTCTGTAAAAGCTGGAGGCTCAGTCCTTATTCCTATTAGTCGACTTGGGATTATTCTGCAGCTGTTGGAACAGATATCATCTTCACTAGATGTTCTGAATTTGAAG GTTCCTATGTATATTATTTCTTCTGTAGCTGAAGAACTATTGGCTTTCACCAACATCGTACCTGAATGGCTTTGCAAGGAACGGCAAGAAAAG CTGTTTTGTGGTGAGCCATTGTTTGCACATGTCATGCTCATAAATGAGAAGAAGCTTCATGTGTTTCCGACAGTTCATTCACCTAAATTATT GATGAATTGGCAGGAACCATGCATAGTTTTCTCTCCTCACTGGAATCTGCGGCTTGGTCCTGCTGTTCATTTGCTCCGGCGCTGGTGTGGGGATCAGAACTCCTTGCTCATTCTTGAG AGTGGACCGGATGTTGAGCTGTCTCTCTTACCGTTCAAGCCAATGGAAATGAAGGTTCTTCAATGCTCTTTCCTCTCTGGGATAAG GTTGCAGAAAGTTGAAGCGTTGCTGAAGATATTGGAACCAAAAGTTGTTCTG TTACCTGAAGATTTGAAGCCGAATAGCTCTTCAATAACAAATTCCTTCTCGACCTTGCACTACCGCGTTAATGAAACATTGCGTATACCAAGCTTGAAGGACAATTCAGAACTAGAAATGGCAACAGACTTGGCTACCCAATTCAAATGGAGGAATTTGAAGCAGGGCAATATGAAAATGACAAGGTTAAACGGGGAGTTCTTCGTAGATCATGGCAGACAACGGTTGTTATCTGGAAATCTAGAGTCCTCGGAGAGTAGACCGCTGGTACATTGGGGTTCACCCAGTTTGGAAAAGCTTCTGCTGGTGTTATCAACCAGGGGCATCAAGGCAACGCTTGGGGAAGCACCAAGTGGTTCTGAATCAAGAAGTGCTTCTCTAGTACACGTCCACCATCCAAACCAAGCTCTTGTAGAAGTCAGAGAGACAATCACTGTCATTAGTACCGCTGACGAAAGTTTAGCCTCCATCATTTTTGAAGCAATAGGTAGTGTTCTAGATGGCATCTAA
- the LOC114823591 gene encoding uncharacterized protein isoform X2 → MIFLLFFFDKKRDTSCLNAKVQSSSSLFCVHSSQQHIQILPLQSSQQHIQILPQSSEASHLDKESPNSLNYSDLLDLEEPLFRKRQKVEKSLDADDLICAVPWYKTVKNLHLWNASFIDAVLISSPMGMLGLPFITRMKGFSAKIYVTEATARLGQLMMEDLVSMHMEIRQLFGPEESSFPRWMKWEVLKLLPSSLRRLVLGKDGGELGGWMPLYSAADVKDCMQKFLRVKYAEETCYNSTLILKAFSSGLEIGSCNWTIKSPKGSVGFISSSIFDSAHAMNFDYHDLQGNDMMIYSDFSFLDAAEHVESDFDNASDCQELAKSLLNIDDSLEERDKLTFICSCVIDSVKAGGSVLIPISRLGIILQLLEQISSSLDVLNLKVPMYIISSVAEELLAFTNIVPEWLCKERQEKLFCGEPLFAHVMLINEKKLHVFPTVHSPKLLMNWQEPCIVFSPHWNLRLGPAVHLLRRWCGDQNSLLILESGPDVELSLLPFKPMEMKVLQCSFLSGIRLQKVEALLKILEPKVVLLPEDLKPNSSSITNSFSTLHYRVNETLRIPSLKDNSELEMATDLATQFKWRNLKQGNMKMTRLNGEFFVDHGRQRLLSGNLESSESRPLVHWGSPSLEKLLLVLSTRGIKATLGEAPSGSESRSASLVHVHHPNQALVEVRETITVISTADESLASIIFEAIGSVLDGI, encoded by the exons TTCAGAAGCTAGTCACTTGGATAAAGAGAGTCCCAATTCCCTAAACTATAGTGATTTGTTAGATTTGGAGGAGCCCTTGTTTCGGAAGAGACAAAAAGTCGAAAAGTCCCTGGATGCTGATGATTTGATTTGCGCAGTCCCCTGGTACAAAACTGTCAAAAACTTACACCTATGGAATGCCTCTTTTATTGATGCGGTATTGATATCGAGTCCGATGGGTATGTTAGGATTACCATTTATTACTCGGATGAAGGGATTTTCTGCTAAG ATATATGTGACTGAAGCAACAGCAAGACTTGGGCAACTTATGATGGAGGATCTTGTTTCGATGCATATGGAAATCAGGCAGTTGTTTGGACCTGAGGAGTCATCTTTTCCTCGGTGGATGAAGTGGGAAGTGCTTAAGCTTCTTCCGTCTTCGTTGAGACGGCTGGTATTAGGCAAAGATGGGGGTGAGCTGGGTGGTTGGATGCCCTTGTACAG TGCAGCTGATGTGAAGGACTGCATGCAGAAGTTTCTAAGAGTTAAATATGCAGAGGAAACTTGCTACAACAGCACATTGATATTAAAGgcattcagttcgggattagaAATAGGCTCTTGTAATTGGACGATAAAGAGTCCCAAGGGGAGTGTTGGATTTATTTCAAGTTCCATCTTTGATTCTGCTCATGCAATGAATTTTGATTACCATGATCTTCAAGGGAATGATATGATGATATATTCAGATTTCTCATTCTTGGATGCTGCGGAACATGTTGAGAGTGACTTCGATAATGCAAGTGATTGTCAAGAGTTAGCCAAGTCTTTACTTAATATTGATGACAGTTTGGAGGAAAGGGACAAGCTAACTTTTATATGCTCCTGTGTAATTGACTCTGTAAAAGCTGGAGGCTCAGTCCTTATTCCTATTAGTCGACTTGGGATTATTCTGCAGCTGTTGGAACAGATATCATCTTCACTAGATGTTCTGAATTTGAAG GTTCCTATGTATATTATTTCTTCTGTAGCTGAAGAACTATTGGCTTTCACCAACATCGTACCTGAATGGCTTTGCAAGGAACGGCAAGAAAAG CTGTTTTGTGGTGAGCCATTGTTTGCACATGTCATGCTCATAAATGAGAAGAAGCTTCATGTGTTTCCGACAGTTCATTCACCTAAATTATT GATGAATTGGCAGGAACCATGCATAGTTTTCTCTCCTCACTGGAATCTGCGGCTTGGTCCTGCTGTTCATTTGCTCCGGCGCTGGTGTGGGGATCAGAACTCCTTGCTCATTCTTGAG AGTGGACCGGATGTTGAGCTGTCTCTCTTACCGTTCAAGCCAATGGAAATGAAGGTTCTTCAATGCTCTTTCCTCTCTGGGATAAG GTTGCAGAAAGTTGAAGCGTTGCTGAAGATATTGGAACCAAAAGTTGTTCTG TTACCTGAAGATTTGAAGCCGAATAGCTCTTCAATAACAAATTCCTTCTCGACCTTGCACTACCGCGTTAATGAAACATTGCGTATACCAAGCTTGAAGGACAATTCAGAACTAGAAATGGCAACAGACTTGGCTACCCAATTCAAATGGAGGAATTTGAAGCAGGGCAATATGAAAATGACAAGGTTAAACGGGGAGTTCTTCGTAGATCATGGCAGACAACGGTTGTTATCTGGAAATCTAGAGTCCTCGGAGAGTAGACCGCTGGTACATTGGGGTTCACCCAGTTTGGAAAAGCTTCTGCTGGTGTTATCAACCAGGGGCATCAAGGCAACGCTTGGGGAAGCACCAAGTGGTTCTGAATCAAGAAGTGCTTCTCTAGTACACGTCCACCATCCAAACCAAGCTCTTGTAGAAGTCAGAGAGACAATCACTGTCATTAGTACCGCTGACGAAAGTTTAGCCTCCATCATTTTTGAAGCAATAGGTAGTGTTCTAGATGGCATCTAA
- the LOC114823591 gene encoding uncharacterized protein isoform X3: MKLTCLSKGGGYHLPPCHILNICGFTILVDCPLDLSALTIFSPIPSSSEASHLDKESPNSLNYSDLLDLEEPLFRKRQKVEKSLDADDLICAVPWYKTVKNLHLWNASFIDAVLISSPMGMLGLPFITRMKGFSAKIYVTEATARLGQLMMEDLVSMHMEIRQLFGPEESSFPRWMKWEVLKLLPSSLRRLVLGKDGGELGGWMPLYSAADVKDCMQKFLRVKYAEETCYNSTLILKAFSSGLEIGSCNWTIKSPKGSVGFISSSIFDSAHAMNFDYHDLQGNDMMIYSDFSFLDAAEHVESDFDNASDCQELAKSLLNIDDSLEERDKLTFICSCVIDSVKAGGSVLIPISRLGIILQLLEQISSSLDVLNLKVPMYIISSVAEELLAFTNIVPEWLCKERQEKLFCGEPLFAHVMLINEKKLHVFPTVHSPKLLMNWQEPCIVFSPHWNLRLGPAVHLLRRWCGDQNSLLILESGPDVELSLLPFKPMEMKVLQCSFLSGIRLQKVEALLKILEPKVVLLPEDLKPNSSSITNSFSTLHYRVNETLRIPSLKDNSELEMATDLATQFKWRNLKQGNMKMTRLNGEFFVDHGRQRLLSGNLESSESRPLVHWGSPSLEKLLLVLSTRGIKATLGEAPSGSESRSASLVHVHHPNQALVEVRETITVISTADESLASIIFEAIGSVLDGI, from the exons ATTTTAGTGGATTGCCCATTGGACCTTTCTGCTCTTACAATCTTCTCCCCTATTCCTTCTAGTTCAGAAGCTAGTCACTTGGATAAAGAGAGTCCCAATTCCCTAAACTATAGTGATTTGTTAGATTTGGAGGAGCCCTTGTTTCGGAAGAGACAAAAAGTCGAAAAGTCCCTGGATGCTGATGATTTGATTTGCGCAGTCCCCTGGTACAAAACTGTCAAAAACTTACACCTATGGAATGCCTCTTTTATTGATGCGGTATTGATATCGAGTCCGATGGGTATGTTAGGATTACCATTTATTACTCGGATGAAGGGATTTTCTGCTAAG ATATATGTGACTGAAGCAACAGCAAGACTTGGGCAACTTATGATGGAGGATCTTGTTTCGATGCATATGGAAATCAGGCAGTTGTTTGGACCTGAGGAGTCATCTTTTCCTCGGTGGATGAAGTGGGAAGTGCTTAAGCTTCTTCCGTCTTCGTTGAGACGGCTGGTATTAGGCAAAGATGGGGGTGAGCTGGGTGGTTGGATGCCCTTGTACAG TGCAGCTGATGTGAAGGACTGCATGCAGAAGTTTCTAAGAGTTAAATATGCAGAGGAAACTTGCTACAACAGCACATTGATATTAAAGgcattcagttcgggattagaAATAGGCTCTTGTAATTGGACGATAAAGAGTCCCAAGGGGAGTGTTGGATTTATTTCAAGTTCCATCTTTGATTCTGCTCATGCAATGAATTTTGATTACCATGATCTTCAAGGGAATGATATGATGATATATTCAGATTTCTCATTCTTGGATGCTGCGGAACATGTTGAGAGTGACTTCGATAATGCAAGTGATTGTCAAGAGTTAGCCAAGTCTTTACTTAATATTGATGACAGTTTGGAGGAAAGGGACAAGCTAACTTTTATATGCTCCTGTGTAATTGACTCTGTAAAAGCTGGAGGCTCAGTCCTTATTCCTATTAGTCGACTTGGGATTATTCTGCAGCTGTTGGAACAGATATCATCTTCACTAGATGTTCTGAATTTGAAG GTTCCTATGTATATTATTTCTTCTGTAGCTGAAGAACTATTGGCTTTCACCAACATCGTACCTGAATGGCTTTGCAAGGAACGGCAAGAAAAG CTGTTTTGTGGTGAGCCATTGTTTGCACATGTCATGCTCATAAATGAGAAGAAGCTTCATGTGTTTCCGACAGTTCATTCACCTAAATTATT GATGAATTGGCAGGAACCATGCATAGTTTTCTCTCCTCACTGGAATCTGCGGCTTGGTCCTGCTGTTCATTTGCTCCGGCGCTGGTGTGGGGATCAGAACTCCTTGCTCATTCTTGAG AGTGGACCGGATGTTGAGCTGTCTCTCTTACCGTTCAAGCCAATGGAAATGAAGGTTCTTCAATGCTCTTTCCTCTCTGGGATAAG GTTGCAGAAAGTTGAAGCGTTGCTGAAGATATTGGAACCAAAAGTTGTTCTG TTACCTGAAGATTTGAAGCCGAATAGCTCTTCAATAACAAATTCCTTCTCGACCTTGCACTACCGCGTTAATGAAACATTGCGTATACCAAGCTTGAAGGACAATTCAGAACTAGAAATGGCAACAGACTTGGCTACCCAATTCAAATGGAGGAATTTGAAGCAGGGCAATATGAAAATGACAAGGTTAAACGGGGAGTTCTTCGTAGATCATGGCAGACAACGGTTGTTATCTGGAAATCTAGAGTCCTCGGAGAGTAGACCGCTGGTACATTGGGGTTCACCCAGTTTGGAAAAGCTTCTGCTGGTGTTATCAACCAGGGGCATCAAGGCAACGCTTGGGGAAGCACCAAGTGGTTCTGAATCAAGAAGTGCTTCTCTAGTACACGTCCACCATCCAAACCAAGCTCTTGTAGAAGTCAGAGAGACAATCACTGTCATTAGTACCGCTGACGAAAGTTTAGCCTCCATCATTTTTGAAGCAATAGGTAGTGTTCTAGATGGCATCTAA